The window TTGGCCCCAATCAGTGTTTTCTTTAATCCCTGCTCAATTCCTTTCCAGAAAAGGTTGAAGAAAGATTTTGTGGGATCACGTTCTACATTTTCTACATCAACAGACTCAGGATAACTTCCTGAATCTGACTTTATGAAAATATTGGCTACAGCCGTAAGAAAGCCTTTTTTCTCATGATTATTCTTATTTAAAACTGCAATCTTCAGATCTTTATGTTTAAGATTAAAGGTTCCGTGTAATCCGGCCGGGTTTCCTTTAAAATTAAAGAGCATTTCCTGAATTGTTCCCGCAGTGGCTGTCACATGAAGATAAGGTCTGATAAAAGGATTGATTCCGCTGGCCGGAAGATTGGACGTTTTCCCGGAAATTGCAAATCTGTCGCTCTGATCAGCCACATCAAAGCTCCAGTTAACAGAAAGCGGCGAGAGATTCATGAATGAACAGTTGATTTTAATATCCACTTTTGTGGGTTTACCTTTTATTTTAGCAGAATTCAGGTTTTTTACATTCATGTTAAAGTTACTGAACGTCAGTTTTCCAGGCCCCATACTTTCCGGAGTATCTTCTTCGTAAACCAGGACAGAGTTTTTCAGATCGAGATTATTAATCGTCATCGGAATTTTAACAGAACGCAGCATTTTGGAATATAAGGCCTTGATCTTTGGATCATCTTTCGGAATTTTACTTCTGAAAATATTGGCATTTGCAGATTCAATTCCTACATGGGAAGCGTTTACTGTTTTATGCTGAGAAAAAAGATCCCACTCTCCTTCCGCAGTTATTTGTCCGGCTTTCAAATCATATAGATCTCTCTCAACAGGTATCATTTTGATAAACTGAGCTCTCGAAACGAGAGGTTTCATGGCAAAATTACTGATCTGCACTTTATTTTTATTGAGCTTCAAAAGCCCAAGACTCATATCATAAAATTGTGTTTTGTAAGAAAGATTTCTGGTGGTAAGGAAATAGTCTTTTACTTTAAAGGAAAGCCCCGGCTGATTGGGCTTGGGTGATAGTTCAATATGATTTACCGTGGCATTCAAATCATGAAAAGCTAAAGGTTCTTTTCCATTGTCATAAACCACATTTGAATTCTTCAAAGAGATTTTCCTTACGATAATGGATTGTATAATCCCCGGTCCGCCAGTTTTATTCTGCTTCTTCTCTCCTGCTTTGATGGTTCCGTTTACATTATTTACAAGAACATCTTTGATATCCAGATGGAGTTTTTTATCAACAAACCCGAGTTTATTGATATTAAAAGCGATATGATCAGTTTTTAAACTTACCTCAGATTTTTCTGCTGCTGAAGAACCTGGCATAAGTACAAGATCCAGAATTTCACCATTTGTAGGTTTAAGAGCAAGGCTTCTAACAGCAATATTCTGGTGATTGGAATATACAATGTCTCTTCCTGAAAGCAGAAAATCTTTATATGCGATAGGAATAACTTGTTCTGAGCTTTCTTTATCAAACCTGAGCTGATTAATATTTAAATTAAGCTTTCCGACAGACAAGAGCTTATTGCCATCGGGTCTGTTAATCTGAATTACAGCGTTATTCAGCTTTACATTGTTTAAATCAACCTCAAAATTTGATTTTTTCTCACTTTTCCTGGCTTTTACCCCAGTATGATATACGGTAAAAGCCGGATTTTGAAAATCAGCATTGGCAAGTGATACCTTATTTTTATTCAAAACCACATCTTTGAATTCCATTTTAGGAACTGCAAATTCGAATAGCTGAGTTTTTTGGGGATAAAACTTTTTAAACTGGGCAAAAGAAAGAAGCGGAGTGAGTTTAAAATTTTCAACAGACATCTGCCCGTCACTTGTATTGATCTTATTGATGGTAACAGCGTATGTTTCATCCGGACGGAAAAAGAATTTTTCGCCTTTAATGCTATAGCTGTCAAATACAACGGGTAATTTGTTTTCAACAGATTCTTCTGTCATCTGTAAGTTTTCCACAAACAAATCCAGTTGTTGCACGGATAAAAACTTCTGTTTTGTATGTCGGAAAACCGCAATTTTACCTTTATTAATCCTGATATTTTCAAATAAGACAGGATTTCTTTTCTTTCCGGTTTTACGGTCGACAGGTTTTGCGAGAATCACATTTAAGTTAGGCGTTGCCAGCAGTAAATCTGATGAGCTGATTCTTTTATTAAAAAGAGCATCATAAATCCCGAAACGGCTTATTTTCAAAGTATCAATAGTTCCCTGCAGACCAATAACGTCTGTATTTTGGGGATCTTTACTGTTCACCGAAATTCCTGTTGCAAAGATATTTCCTGTTCCTAAATCTACATCCAGGGTTTTGTAGGAGACTTTATAAGCGGTATTCTTTTTTATATAGTGAGGAAGTTGGGTTTTAAGCCATATATTCAGTCCGAAATTCGCAGCCAGAAGAATTCCTGCCAGGATTCCGAAAGTTATCAATAGTCTTTTCACCCATTTTCCCATATTTTGTGATTTAGTTGTATTTATATTGATCAGTTCTTTATTTCAAGCTCGATCACGTACCCTTCATGTCCTCTTACATTGATAAAGTTTCCGCCTTCAAACCCAAGATACTGGCCTTTGATCCCGGTAAGCCTTCCTGTAAACTCAGGTTTTTTGTCCAAAGTGAACGAAGCTACTTTTTCCGGTTTCTCGAAAGGATAATCAAACATCCACAATTCTTCTCCATCTCTATAAAATTGCTGGAAATCTTCAGGAAAATATTCTTTTATTTTTTGGCGGAAATCAGCAAGATCTACTTCTCCTTCAAAATCATCCTGCAGCATTTTTCTCCAGTTGGTTTTATCCGGTAAATGCTCTTTTAAAGCAACTTCTATCATTCCTGCTTCATACCTGTTCTCTGTTCTTGCGATGGGTAATGCAAAAGTCGCACCCTGATCAATCCACCTTGTAGGAATCTGTGTATTTCTGGTAACTCCTACTTTTACATCTCCGGTGTATGCCAGATAAACAGTGTGTGGCTGCAGCTGAATTTGTTTTTCCACTTCAAGATCTCTTTCGGCCACTCCCAAATGTGCAGTAGAAAGCTCGGGACGAATGATGGTATCACTGGCATAAGGGCTTTCAAAAAAACAGTTTTTGCAGAATCCCATTCTGTAAATAGGTTTGTTCTCCCCGCAGTTTACACATTGAAATCCGGTATGTCTGATGCTTAATTCCTTACCAAACAGTTCATTCATATGGATCAGATCTCCTGAAAGACTGAGATAGTACTGGATTGGCTTTGCATCGTAACTTGTCATTTTTAAAATTTGCCCTTGAAACTGCATATTATATTTATATTACTTTTTTTAAGTAAATTTAATGATTATATTTTTCAAAAGTAAAATTTATATTTTTGCACTCATAAAAAATACAAATGGTTTATCTTATAACAGGCGGCAGTGGGTTCATTGGTTCCCATTTAATTGAACGATTGTTGAGAAATGGACATTCTGTCATAAACATTGACAATTTTGATGATTTCTACAGCTATCAGGTAAAAATTAAAAATACTTTAGAGTCAATTGGCAAAATTCCGGATTTTGAATTCTCGGATAAAGAGACTGATATCCAACATTTGGACTCCCTTTCCCATTCTGATCAATACTCCCTCTATTGGCAGGATATCCGGGATAAAAATGGCCTGGAAAACATTTTTAAAAATCATCATATTGATATGGTGATCCACCTGGCAGCCCTTGCGGGAGTTCGGCCTTCTATTGAGCGCCCTCTGGAATACGAAGAAGTGAATGTACGCGGTACAATGAATCTTTGGGAGCTGTGTAAGGAGTTTAATATTAAGAAGTTTATTTGTGCCTCCTCTTCAAGCGTCTATGGAAACAATGAAAAAATTCCTTTCTCAGAGACCGACAATGTAGACAATCCTATTTCTCCTTATGCGGCTACTAAGAAAAGCGGAGAAGTCATTGGGCACGTTTACCATAGTTTATATCATATAGATATGATTCAGCTTAGGTTCTTTACAGTTTACGGACCAAGACAAAGACCGGATCTTGCAATACACAAATTTGCAAAGCTCATTTCAGAAGATCAGGCAATCCCTTTTTATGGGGACGGGAGTACAGCCAGAGATTATACTTATATAGATGATATTATTGATGGAATTACCAAGTCTATCTCATATCTGGAAACTCATTCCGGAGTATATGAAATTCTGAATCTGGGAGAAAACCAGGTAATCACTTTATCAGAAATGGTAAATACAATAGAAAAGGCACTCGGAAAAACTGCCAACAAAAAAATTCTGCCAATGCAGCCGGGAGATGTCACAAAAACCAATGCAGATATTACAAAAGCAAAGCATTTAATAGGCTATAAACCGGCCACAGACTTCCAAAATGGCATAAAAAAATTTGTGGAATGGTTTTTGAGAAAACGACAATAAGTAAATTGCTGACACAACTGCCAGCCAGTTTGTGACAGCCATTTATAAGAAAATATTATAAAAAGAATTGAAAATCAAGTATAAAAAAGTTTATTATACAAGCTATTTTTATACTTTTGCAAAAAATTAGAAAATTATGTACTGGACATTAGAATTAGCTTCATATTTAAGTGACGCACCTTGGCCAATGACAAAAGCAGAGCTTATCGACTACGCAATCAGAACTGGTGCACCTATGGAAGTAGTAGAAAACCTTCAGGCCATTGAAGACGAAGGAGAAATTTATGAATCCATCGAAGAGGTATGGAGTGACTACCCTACTGACGAAGACTTCCTTTGGAACGAGGACGAATATTAATAAAGCGATAAGCTTTAGGCTGCGTGCTTAGAGCTTTTTTGCCCTTTTTATATATAATTTACACGATAAGTGTTATTTAAAACGCTTAAAGCATTTGCATTAAGCATAAAGCAAAAAATTTATGAGTTTTTTAAACAAAGTTCTTAAAGGGTTTTTGGGAGACAAAAAAGCGCAGGACCTAAAAGAAGTAAAAAAAGTTGTAACAAAAATCAAAGCTGTAGAACCTAACATCCAACAACTGTCAGATGATGGGTTGAGACAAAAAACGGCTGAGTTTAAAGAGAATATAAAATCTGCAACCAGCAAGATTACAGCTCAGATAGAACAGATAAAAGAGCAGATAAAGAACTCAACAAACGTTGATGAGAAAGAAGCTCTTTTCACAAAAATTGAGTCTCTTAAAAAAGAATCTTACGAAATTGAAGAAAAAGTTCTGGTTCAGGTTCTTCCCGAAGCTTTTGCATTGATCAAAGAAACGGCAAGAAGATGGGCTCAGAATGGAGAAATCCGTGTAACTGCAACCGACTGGGACAGAGAACTCGCTGCGGCAGGAAAAGATTTCGTTAGCATTCAGGGAGACACAGCTGTTTGGAAAAACTCATGGGACGCTGCCGGAACTCCTGTAGTTTGGGATATGGTCCATTATGATGTTCAGTTTATCGGAGGGGTTATTCTTCACAGTGGTAAAATTGCCGAAATGGCAACCGGTGAAGGTAAAACTTTGGTAGGAACATTACCTATTTACTTAAATTCACTTCCGGAAAGAGGAGTACACGTTGTAACCGTGAACGACTACCTTGCAAAAAGAGACTCTGCATGGATGGGTCCTCTTTATCAGTTCCACGGAATGTCTATCGACTGTATCGATAACCACCAGCCGAACTCAGACGGAAGAAGAAAAGCATACAACTCAGATATTACGTACGGAACGAACAATGAATTCGGTTTCGATTATCTGAGAGATAACATGGTGACCTCACCTTCAGAACTAGTACAAAGAGAACTGAACTTCGCAATCGTGGATGAAGTTGACTCTGTATTGGTAGATGATGCCAGAACACCATTGATCATTTCGGGTCCGGTTCCTCAGGGAGACAGACAGGAATTTGATGTTCTTAAGCCTTCTATCGACAGAATTGTTGAAGTACAAAAGAAAACTGTCTCTGCTATTTTCAATGAAGCGAAAAAATTAATTGCTGCAGGAAATACAAAAGAAGGGGGATTCAAATTACTTCAGGCTTACAGAGGTCTTCCAAAAAACAGACAGTTAATCAAATTCTTATCGGAAAGCGGTAACAGAGCATTGCTTCAGAAAGTGGAAGCACAGTATATGCAGGACAACAACCGTGATATGCCGATCGTAGATAAGGATCTTTACTTCGTCATTGAAGAGAAAAACAATCAGGTAGACCTTACCGATAAAGGTGTTGAGTACATGTCTCAAGGAAATTCAGATGCTAATTTCTTTGTCCTTCCGGATATCGGAACTGAAATTGCCGAATTAGAAGCTAAAAACTTGTCTAAAGAAGAGGAGTTTGAAGCAAAGGAAAGACTTTTCTCAGATTTTGCTGAAAAATCTGAACGTGTTCACACCATGAGCCAGCTATTGAAAGCGTACACATTATTTGAAAAAGATGATGAGTATGTAGTCATTGATGGTGAAGTAAAAATCGTTGATGAGCAGACAGGTCGTATCATGGAGGGACGTCGTTATTCAGACGGTCTTCACCAGGCGATCGAAGCGAAAGAGAATGTAAAAATTGAGGCAGCTACTCAGACTTTTGCAACCATCACACTTCAGAATTATTTCCGTATGTACAACAAGCTTGCGGGGATGACAGGTACTGCTGAAACCGAAGCCGGAGAGCTTTGGGAGATTTACAAACTGGATGTAGTGGTAATTCCTACCAACCGTCCTATTTTAAGACATGACAAACAGGACTTGGTTTTCAAAACCAACAGAGAAAAATATAATGCAGTAATTGAAGAAATTGAAAAATTAACAGCACAGAAAAGACCTGTACTTGTGGGTACTACTTCTGTGGAAATTTCTCAGTTGCTTTCCAAGGCACTTCAATTAAGAAAAATTCCACACCAGGTATTGAACGCGAAGCTTCACAAAAAAGAAGCAGAGATTGTTGCTGGAGCAGGACAGCCGGGCGTTGTAACCATTGCAACGAACATGGCAGGCCGTGGTACGGATATCAAGCTTTCCAAAGAAGTGAAAGAAGCAGGAGGATTAGCGATCATCGGTACAGAAAGACACGATTCAAGACGTGTTGACAGACAGCTGAGAGGTAGAGCAGGACGTCAGGGAGATCCGGGAAGTTCTCAGTTCTATGTATCTCTTGAAGATAACTTAATGCGTTTGTTCGGTTCTGAAAGAATTGCTAAAATGATGGACAGAATGGGTCATAAAGAAGGTGAAGTTATTCAGCACTCTATGATCAGCAAGTCTATTGAAAGAGCTCAGAAGAAAGTAGAGGAAAACAACTTCGGAACAAGAAAGAGGCTTCTTGAGTATGATGACGTAATGAACAAACAGCGTGACGTTATTTATAAGAGACGAAAAAATGCGCTTTTCGGAGACCACTTGAAGTATGACATTACGAATATGATTTTCGATGTTGCCAATTCTATCGTTGCGAAAGGAAAAGCTTCAGGAAATTATAAAGATTTTGAATACGAAATCATTAAAACATTCACCATGGAATCTCCGGTTTCTCAAAGTGATTTTAATAATAAAAACGTTCAGGATCTTACGAATATTTTATTCAAAGCAGCTCAGGAAGATTACAGAATGAAGCTGAACCTATTGAAAGAAAAATCATTCCCAATTATTGAGAATGTATACCAAAATCAAGGTTCTATGTTCAAAATGATCCAGGTTCCTTTCACAGACGGACACAAAACAATGACAATTGTAGCGGATCTTAAGGAAGCTTATGATACTCAGTGTGAAAGCTTAGTGAATGATTTCGAAAAGAATATCACTTTATCGATTATCGATGAAAACTGGAAGCTTCACCTTCGTGAAATGGACGACCTAAGAAGATCTTCTCAAGGAGCTGTTTACGAGCAGAAAGATCCGTTGGTAATCTATAAGCAGGAATCTTTCCACTTATTCAGCGAAATGATCGACAAACTAAACAAAGAAATTATTTCTTTCTTATACAAAGGAGAAATCCCGGCTTAAGAAAATTTTAATAAAATCCTATAAAAACCGTTCTGGCACTGGCTAGAGCGGTTTTTTGTTATTCAGTATATAACATTTCATGATAAATATCAATCTTATTATTTATTTAGAATACTTAAAAATAATATATTTGCAGAAAATTTGAGTCTCATGAAAAATGTACTGATCTGTGCTTCTGCACTGGCAACAATGCTGGTTTCTGCCCAAAAAAAAGACACCATCAAATCCAATGATATTGAAGAAGTAGTTGTTAACGGAAGATATTATCAGAAGTACAAGCTAAATGAGGTTTCAGGTTCATTGAGAATTCAGACTCCGATTCTTGAGCTTCCTCAAAACGTGCAGTCTGTAAGTTCTCAGGTTCTTGCTGACCAGATGACCCTGAACATGTCAGAAGGTATTGTTCGTAACGTAAGTGGAGCAAGAAAAGTAGAACACTGGGATAATGTATATTCCAATGTTTTCATGAGAGGTGCCAGTATTTCCACTTTTATGAACGGAATGAATGTTTCTTCTACCTGGGGGCCTATCAATCCTGATGCGTCCATCATAGACAGAATAGAATTTGTAAAAGGTCCTGCCGGATTTATGGGCTCAATGGGAGATCCTGCCGGATTTTATAATGTGGTCACTAAAAAGCCAACAGGAAAGTTTGCCAACAGTGTTCGTTTCACAACGGGAAGTTATAATCTTTTCAGAGGCGAAGCTGATCTGGACGGAGTTCTTGTAAAAAACGGGGTTTTAGACTACCGTATCAATTTAATGGGAAGCTCTAATAAATCATGGGTGGAAAATGATAAAACAAGCAAAATCATTGTTGCTCCTTCCATTACTTTCAGGCCTACAAAGAGCACTACATTTACGGCTCAGTATAACTATCAATACTTAAAATTCAATCAGCCGGGAGCTTACCTGATGTCTAAAGACGGATATGCTTCACTGAATGTACATACCAACTTTAATGATCCAAACTTCAAGAAGACAGAGGTGAAAGATCAGAGCTTATTCCTGAGCTTAGATCAGAAGCTTTTCAAAGACTGGGTCTGGAGCACACAATACGCTTATATGGACCTGAATTATGACGGAGGTTCATGGTGGGGAACATTTGATTCAGCCAATAAAAATGTTTTAAACAGAACATTAAGCAACTGGCAGGCAAAAGGAAAAAATCATATTTTCCAGACGTATGTGAGAGGAACCCTTAATACAGGGAATATTGTTCATAAAATAATCGCAGGATTTGATTACGGAGACAGAAAATACAAAGCAGACTTTTCATCTTTTGCAGGAGGGCCATTCCCAATCAACATTTATAATGTAAACTACGGTGTAGATCCTTCCCAACTTCCATCTTCTGATTTTTATACATTAAACACTTCTGCTCCGTTTTATAACGATCAGGGCGTAAAATATACTTCTTATTATGCTCAGGATCAGATTGAAATGTTTAATAATAAGTTAAGAGTAACCTTAGCCGGAAGATATACAAGCGGTAAAACCTATTCGGCATATCCTAATCTCAGCCCGGGAACTCCTGTTGTACCTGATACAGCTGGTGAGTTTACCCCAAGAGTTGGAGTGAGTTATTCTATCAATGAAAACTTCTCGGCTTATGGGATCTATGATAAAACTTTCGTTCCACAATCCGGAACCGGAATTAATCAAACCAAAATTACAGATCCTTTCAGAGGACAGAATATTGAATTCGGATTGAAGAAAGACTGGTTCGGAGGAAAATGGAATTCCACTTTTGCTGTATATGAAATCACAAGACAAAATATTCTTGTTGCCGGCAATTCAAATGAAAATGGCGGAGTTGCTTTTCAGGTTCCTACCGGAGAACAGAGAGCAAGAGGTTTTGAAACCGATATCAAAGGGGAAATCATCAAAGGGTTGAATATTATCATCAACTATGCTTATACAGACGCAAAAACTGTTAAAGACACAGATCCTACAAGAATTGGTATTCAGTCTCCGGGGAATGCAAAAAATGTTCAGAATACCTGGATCAATTATAGATTTGAAAATGGTCTTATGAAAGGGTTTGGTATTTCAGCAGGGTATCAGTATCAGGGAGGAAGACAATCCTGGTTTGGCGTAAGTGCGAAACAAGATCAGAGCCTTCCGGATTATTTTGATACCAACTTCGGGGTTTCCTATGTTGCAAAAAAATTCGATGTTAATCTAATGCTGAATAATGTGCTTAACAAGAAGCTTTACAGTGGTTACAGAGGAGATGCCGGCGAATATGCCTGGATCTACAATGCTCCGCGTAACTGGAGATTATCAATAGGATATAAATTTTAAAAAACAAAGGTTAGCCCCTCATGGGGTTAACTTTTTGCTATGAGAAAAAAGCATCACCATAAAAAGAAAGCGCCTTCAAAAAAGTGGTCTGCCAAGCTGCATTTGTGGCTGGGTTTATCTGTTGGGTTCATTGTATTTATAGTCTCTCTTTCAGGGACTTTATATGTTTTTAAGGATGAAATACAGAATAGCCTGCGCAAAGAAGCCATTTACCTGAAAAAAGAGGATATCGGAACAAAACCTTTACCGATTAACCTTCTTCGTGAAAAAGTATCACTGGAGGTGAATGAAAAATATCCTGTAAGCGCTGTAGAAATTCCTTTAGACA of the Chryseobacterium aureum genome contains:
- a CDS encoding DUF748 domain-containing protein is translated as MGKWVKRLLITFGILAGILLAANFGLNIWLKTQLPHYIKKNTAYKVSYKTLDVDLGTGNIFATGISVNSKDPQNTDVIGLQGTIDTLKISRFGIYDALFNKRISSSDLLLATPNLNVILAKPVDRKTGKKRNPVLFENIRINKGKIAVFRHTKQKFLSVQQLDLFVENLQMTEESVENKLPVVFDSYSIKGEKFFFRPDETYAVTINKINTSDGQMSVENFKLTPLLSFAQFKKFYPQKTQLFEFAVPKMEFKDVVLNKNKVSLANADFQNPAFTVYHTGVKARKSEKKSNFEVDLNNVKLNNAVIQINRPDGNKLLSVGKLNLNINQLRFDKESSEQVIPIAYKDFLLSGRDIVYSNHQNIAVRSLALKPTNGEILDLVLMPGSSAAEKSEVSLKTDHIAFNINKLGFVDKKLHLDIKDVLVNNVNGTIKAGEKKQNKTGGPGIIQSIIVRKISLKNSNVVYDNGKEPLAFHDLNATVNHIELSPKPNQPGLSFKVKDYFLTTRNLSYKTQFYDMSLGLLKLNKNKVQISNFAMKPLVSRAQFIKMIPVERDLYDLKAGQITAEGEWDLFSQHKTVNASHVGIESANANIFRSKIPKDDPKIKALYSKMLRSVKIPMTINNLDLKNSVLVYEEDTPESMGPGKLTFSNFNMNVKNLNSAKIKGKPTKVDIKINCSFMNLSPLSVNWSFDVADQSDRFAISGKTSNLPASGINPFIRPYLHVTATAGTIQEMLFNFKGNPAGLHGTFNLKHKDLKIAVLNKNNHEKKGFLTAVANIFIKSDSGSYPESVDVENVERDPTKSFFNLFWKGIEQGLKKTLIGANVEKTEKKVKNAVSSVKEMKQSVKEIKQEIKNKTSKPEEEKKEKKGFLNNIFRKKEKSEE
- a CDS encoding DUF2797 domain-containing protein, with amino-acid sequence MQFQGQILKMTSYDAKPIQYYLSLSGDLIHMNELFGKELSIRHTGFQCVNCGENKPIYRMGFCKNCFFESPYASDTIIRPELSTAHLGVAERDLEVEKQIQLQPHTVYLAYTGDVKVGVTRNTQIPTRWIDQGATFALPIARTENRYEAGMIEVALKEHLPDKTNWRKMLQDDFEGEVDLADFRQKIKEYFPEDFQQFYRDGEELWMFDYPFEKPEKVASFTLDKKPEFTGRLTGIKGQYLGFEGGNFINVRGHEGYVIELEIKN
- a CDS encoding GDP-mannose 4,6-dehydratase, which gives rise to MVYLITGGSGFIGSHLIERLLRNGHSVINIDNFDDFYSYQVKIKNTLESIGKIPDFEFSDKETDIQHLDSLSHSDQYSLYWQDIRDKNGLENIFKNHHIDMVIHLAALAGVRPSIERPLEYEEVNVRGTMNLWELCKEFNIKKFICASSSSVYGNNEKIPFSETDNVDNPISPYAATKKSGEVIGHVYHSLYHIDMIQLRFFTVYGPRQRPDLAIHKFAKLISEDQAIPFYGDGSTARDYTYIDDIIDGITKSISYLETHSGVYEILNLGENQVITLSEMVNTIEKALGKTANKKILPMQPGDVTKTNADITKAKHLIGYKPATDFQNGIKKFVEWFLRKRQ
- a CDS encoding DUF2795 domain-containing protein, with translation MYWTLELASYLSDAPWPMTKAELIDYAIRTGAPMEVVENLQAIEDEGEIYESIEEVWSDYPTDEDFLWNEDEY
- the secA gene encoding preprotein translocase subunit SecA; its protein translation is MSFLNKVLKGFLGDKKAQDLKEVKKVVTKIKAVEPNIQQLSDDGLRQKTAEFKENIKSATSKITAQIEQIKEQIKNSTNVDEKEALFTKIESLKKESYEIEEKVLVQVLPEAFALIKETARRWAQNGEIRVTATDWDRELAAAGKDFVSIQGDTAVWKNSWDAAGTPVVWDMVHYDVQFIGGVILHSGKIAEMATGEGKTLVGTLPIYLNSLPERGVHVVTVNDYLAKRDSAWMGPLYQFHGMSIDCIDNHQPNSDGRRKAYNSDITYGTNNEFGFDYLRDNMVTSPSELVQRELNFAIVDEVDSVLVDDARTPLIISGPVPQGDRQEFDVLKPSIDRIVEVQKKTVSAIFNEAKKLIAAGNTKEGGFKLLQAYRGLPKNRQLIKFLSESGNRALLQKVEAQYMQDNNRDMPIVDKDLYFVIEEKNNQVDLTDKGVEYMSQGNSDANFFVLPDIGTEIAELEAKNLSKEEEFEAKERLFSDFAEKSERVHTMSQLLKAYTLFEKDDEYVVIDGEVKIVDEQTGRIMEGRRYSDGLHQAIEAKENVKIEAATQTFATITLQNYFRMYNKLAGMTGTAETEAGELWEIYKLDVVVIPTNRPILRHDKQDLVFKTNREKYNAVIEEIEKLTAQKRPVLVGTTSVEISQLLSKALQLRKIPHQVLNAKLHKKEAEIVAGAGQPGVVTIATNMAGRGTDIKLSKEVKEAGGLAIIGTERHDSRRVDRQLRGRAGRQGDPGSSQFYVSLEDNLMRLFGSERIAKMMDRMGHKEGEVIQHSMISKSIERAQKKVEENNFGTRKRLLEYDDVMNKQRDVIYKRRKNALFGDHLKYDITNMIFDVANSIVAKGKASGNYKDFEYEIIKTFTMESPVSQSDFNNKNVQDLTNILFKAAQEDYRMKLNLLKEKSFPIIENVYQNQGSMFKMIQVPFTDGHKTMTIVADLKEAYDTQCESLVNDFEKNITLSIIDENWKLHLREMDDLRRSSQGAVYEQKDPLVIYKQESFHLFSEMIDKLNKEIISFLYKGEIPA
- a CDS encoding TonB-dependent siderophore receptor; its protein translation is MKNVLICASALATMLVSAQKKDTIKSNDIEEVVVNGRYYQKYKLNEVSGSLRIQTPILELPQNVQSVSSQVLADQMTLNMSEGIVRNVSGARKVEHWDNVYSNVFMRGASISTFMNGMNVSSTWGPINPDASIIDRIEFVKGPAGFMGSMGDPAGFYNVVTKKPTGKFANSVRFTTGSYNLFRGEADLDGVLVKNGVLDYRINLMGSSNKSWVENDKTSKIIVAPSITFRPTKSTTFTAQYNYQYLKFNQPGAYLMSKDGYASLNVHTNFNDPNFKKTEVKDQSLFLSLDQKLFKDWVWSTQYAYMDLNYDGGSWWGTFDSANKNVLNRTLSNWQAKGKNHIFQTYVRGTLNTGNIVHKIIAGFDYGDRKYKADFSSFAGGPFPINIYNVNYGVDPSQLPSSDFYTLNTSAPFYNDQGVKYTSYYAQDQIEMFNNKLRVTLAGRYTSGKTYSAYPNLSPGTPVVPDTAGEFTPRVGVSYSINENFSAYGIYDKTFVPQSGTGINQTKITDPFRGQNIEFGLKKDWFGGKWNSTFAVYEITRQNILVAGNSNENGGVAFQVPTGEQRARGFETDIKGEIIKGLNIIINYAYTDAKTVKDTDPTRIGIQSPGNAKNVQNTWINYRFENGLMKGFGISAGYQYQGGRQSWFGVSAKQDQSLPDYFDTNFGVSYVAKKFDVNLMLNNVLNKKLYSGYRGDAGEYAWIYNAPRNWRLSIGYKF